Genomic window (Molothrus aeneus isolate 106 chromosome 29, BPBGC_Maene_1.0, whole genome shotgun sequence):
TTCTGTGGCAACGCGCCCCGCTTCCAGTCCAAGCTGCTCCAAGGTGGGTCTcacagcacccccagaccctcctGGGGCTGCCGGGGGGCTCCTCTGCCTGACACCCACCTGTGcttgcagggaaggaggggcagCGGGTGCTGCTGGTGATGGTGCCGGACTTCAGTGCCACACAGACCGCCTGCCTCGTCAACCTGCGCGACCTCAGCTGCCAGCCCATCACCTTCTCCAGCTTCGGGGCTGACACTGAGGACGGGGACATGGAAGTTGGACACTGAccacagggagggcacagaCTGCACAAGCCCCCACCGCTCAAGGGGTCCTGGCACCCACTGTCGTTCTCTGTTGTCTGGGAGGGGcaacggagctggggaagcaCTGGAGGGACCAGATGTTCGTATCAATATAACTTGATTTATTTGTGTAACAAAAACTGTATGGAGGGGAGAAAGGCTGTGCCCGCCTCCATGGGCCCTGCCCAGGAGAGCAGTACCACCCTGCCACCCCACTGGGACACGGGCagtgggctggcactgcccagctccGAGGGATGGGGTAGCATGTCCCTGACAGCAGCCAGCTGTTGGCAACAATgcctgcagtccttggaagcaGCAaggtgaggggctggagcccacctggagcagctgcctgggctcaGGGAAGGTGTTGGAAGCGGATGCCAAAGCGTCCGACCGTGGCTTGGAGCAGAGTGAGGGGTCACTGCAGTGTCCCTAGTCCCCAAAGTTGATGGTGTAGGTCTCAGCCGTGGTGAGGGGCTGCGCCGTGCCCgtgtgcagctcccagccctccgTCTCTGTCACCAGCTCGGTGACCACCTCTGTCTCGGTGTCCATCTCCCAGGTGCCGGCAGTGGGCGGCTCCTGGCTCCAGGGCGTGTAGGCCGTGCTGCTgaaggggaagggcagggcGGTGCTGGGGGGGCCCGTGGGGCTGccggtggtggtggtggtggcgtTGAGGCGCCGCAGCCGCAGCTGCTCCCGCAGCCGCATGCGGtgccgcagccgcagccgcaGGCGCAGCCGCTCGCGGGGCGTCATGGGCCGGCCCGGCACCACGCGGCGGATCGGCCGGTTCCCGTTCATGGCCATGATCTCCCGGATGCGCTTCCAGTTGGAGCGGGACAGGACGAAGTTGCACTGGGTGGCCCCGATGTCGTAGAGGACGTGGCAGGTCTTGACGCTGGGGTTGTAGCCCTCGGCCCGCGCCGACACGCGGTACTCGCCCGGGTTCAGGATGCGCCAGTAGTCCCCGCCGCTGGCTGCAATTGGGGGGCAGCAggtgggctgggggtgccacGGTGCTGCCAGcgccctgccagctcctcacagcacctACCTGTCCTGACATTGTGGTTGATGCCCCCCACCACAATGGTGGCGTTGGCAATGGGCTCTCCCTGCTGGTCTGTCACCACGCCCTTGATTCCCCGGTGGGTCTGAGTGAGGGAGAGGGATGAGTGGGACTGCGTGGGACATCTGGGGCAGCTGTGGTCATGCCCCACTACACACCTGCTCCATGAAGGTGAGCAGAGACTCCTTGTTGTTCTcccactcctgctgcagctcgCTCTCATGTGGGAACTTGTCACAGCCCAGGTAAACAGAGAGCTCCAGGCAGTTGGTGTGCAGGTAGCTGAAGTCATTCATACCTGCAAGAGCACAGACACGCCCACCCAGCCCCTCGCTCACCTGCCAGTGGCCAGGTTGGGGGGCAGCCAGGCCCCTGTCCCCAACTCACTGCCAGCCCGGGGCCGCCACTTGGCGCCCTGCACGATGCCCATGGCGTCGGTGACGTCCTGCGCGTGGCAGCCCCCGCGGAAGGTCTCGGCCATGCTCAGGTGTGCCGAGGCGTAGGAGATGGCGAGCCAGCGGAACACGGCGTGGTCGGGggtctcctgcagctcaggccGCTCGTCCTCGTAGTCCAGCGCGCGgggggcagctgctggtgtcggggggctgggccgggccgtgTCGAAGGGGAAGGACACCAGCTTCTCCCCACCCTGCAGGTTGGCTCCCAGCACGAAGGGGTTCTTGTCCATCCATGCCATGACAGCTCGTGTCTCCACTGCCACCTGTGAGGCAGGCACGGGGCATGAGGTGTCACCCCCTGCCACCCTGTCCCcgcccctgtgccctgtgccacacTCACCGCCGCGTCCTCGGACAGGTAGTGCTCCGGGATGGGGATGTGGTGGTTGGGGAACTGGTGGGGCACCAGCCGCCTCTCCTCGGCTGCCCACAGTGCCGAGGCCAGGTCGGGGAAGTTCTCAAAGAGGTCAAAGCCCTCTTCTGTCCAGTGACCCAGTGCCCAGTTGCCCAGTtcagagccctgcaggcagcccaggaCACTGGTGAGTCCAGGAGGGCTGTGTGCCACCACCTGTgtcccatcccactgctccaggTCCCATCCCCTTCCCTGACACATCTCAGGTGCCCAGCTTggagccctgcagccagcccagggcagtggtgagCTATGAGGGCTGCATCCTACTGCTttgccatcccatcccatcccatcccatcccatcccatcccatcccatcccatcccatcccatcccatcccactgccccacagcccatcccagcaccccaaatcctcccctgctgctcccctgccccatcccactgccccGTGGCCCCCTCACCGCCTCGTGGGCCAGCTCGTAGCCGTCGGGGTTGAGGGAGGGGACGAGGTGGATGCGGGTGTCGCTGACCAGGCCCCGCACGCGGGGATTCCCGTCCTGGTACTCCTTGCACAGGAActgcatcagcagcagcagcagctcccggcCCAGCGCCTCGTTGCCGTGCAGCCCCGCCGTGTAGCGGAACTCAGGCTCACCTGGAGGGGCCCAGCAGGGTCAGCAAACACCCGGCACCGTGGCTGGGGGCCCCGGTCCCTCACACCTCCCTCACCCGTCTCGTGCTCGCCCGGGTTGTCAGAGATCTCCATGGCGTAGATCTTCAGCCCCCGTGAGCTCTTGCCAATGTTGTAGATGCGGGTGATGGTGGGACACTCCTCATTCACCACCTTCATcagctgcagggtggggagaCATGGGGCAGTGCTTGGGGGGACGAGCCCACACCCTGCAGAGAATCCCATGCCCATGGAGGGTCCCACCCTATGAAGATGCTCACCACCATGGAAGTGCCCACAACCACAGAGAATGCTGTGCCCCAAAGATGTGCCAACTCCTCATAGAGGATGCCACCACCATGGGCGTCCCATCCCCTACAGAGGATCCCAGCCCCCAGCAGTGCCTACCTGCCTCATGTCCTTGTAGGAGTGGTGTCGGAAGTCCAGGTTGTCCGTGGAGGTCACCTCGTTCTGCTGGCTGTAGTagctgctgacagctgtggaggggacagggacagagcagcgGGGGATGGCTGCAGAGGTCCCACCCCCGTGGCCCCCAGGCTGCTTTGGGGTGACTGTTACCCGagaggggacagcccaggaccTCGAGGCGCAGGCAGAGGCTCCCGTTCCAGCGCTGGGGGTAGATGCGGATGTAGCGGGCCACCATGGGCTCGGGGAACTCGCTCAGCACTGGCGTGTCCTTGTCCACATTGCCATAAAACATCTGCCAGGAGGGAGAGATGTACCCCAGAGGGTCTCTCCCCATGTTTGCCCCGCCACCCACCCGGAACAGTCCCCACCATCTCCTCGTAGCCATTGCTGTACATCACCCAGTGCTGGCTGTCGTTGCTGAAGCCCACGTAGAAGCTGGTGACAAAGTCATCGCTGtgggaggacagggacaggttgGGACGGGGGTCCCCACGCTGCTGCCCCCTCCAGGTCCccggctgcagccccaggtggCCGTACTGGATCTGGGAGTCGCGGCCCTGGGTGATGACCCCGGTGAACAGCGTGATGCGGCGCGTGTCCACCTCCAGCCAGTGCGCGCGGCTGTCGTCCTCCGCGCACCACGCGCCGTCGAAGAAATCCTCCTCGTTGGGGCCCgcctggggagagggagggggcgTGGGCAGGGGGGTGTCACTGTGACCGTGGGGTGGGCACTGGGGTGCCACCGTAGCCATGGGGCGGGCACTGGGGGTGACCCTCACCTGCATGTTGAGGCGGCCGCGCTGGGCGCCCAGCCCGTGGCGCAGCATGGACGAGGCCAGGATCTGGTCGTCCTCGATGCGGTGGGACTCCAGCCCGATtgggggacaccctggggacagcagggggtGAGGGGCTCATCCCCCCCagcagggtgtccctgtcaccccaaCAATGGGGACGCTcacttttcttctctgctggagGGGCCCATTCCTCCTCATCTGGATCCCACttctttcctcctgtttttttgggttttcctggCAAAGGAGAAGGCACAGTgagggggcagggacagggacagggacaggtgtgaggggacaggaatgggggtTAGCACCCACCTTTGCGGTCCTGGCccttctcctctgcccagcgctcctcctcctcctcctcctctttcttggGCTTCGCTGTTGGGGAGGTTACACGAGTCCCAGGGACATGCCACCCACCCCAGGAACGCGCCACTGATGCCAGGGGTGTGACACCCACCCCGGGATCATGCCACCTCCCTCACCATGCAGACATGTCACTCACCCCAGGGATCATGCCACCCACCCCAGGGATGTGCCACCACCCCTGAAGACATGACACCCATCCTGGCGAGGAGACATCCaccccagggaggtgacactCACCACGCAGATGTGTCACCTGTCTCAGGGACATGCCACTGACCATGGGACATGTGACCCACCCTGGTGACGTGCCACCTGCCCTGGCGATGTGCCACCCACCGTGGGGATTTGACACCCACCATGGGGACGgaacccagcccagggacatgCCACCCTCCCTGTGGCTCTGCCATTGACCCTGGGACCCACATGtccccccctccagcccctccacccCCTCACAGGCTCTGATTTTCTCCTCGTCCGTCTCCATTCCGTCCTCCTTGTCCGGGTGCTCGTGGGGCTTGGTGGGGGGGGGCAGCCCGTAGGAccctggggggcacagggggggctGAGCAGCCTTCTGGAGACggggggcagggatgggggtgtTGGGGCTCCCCGTCCCTCCCCGTTCTCACTCACAGTCGTCGTAGTCCGGGGGCTCGAAGCCCTCGCCGTAGTCGCCCTCGGTcacggggccgggctgggggggcggcgggaggggcTGCGgtggggggcgcggggggggctCCTCGGGCTCTGCTGGGGGCggggagaggggctgtgctggagatgGGGAGGCAGCGAGGGCCCCCAGAGGGGCCccatgtccctgcagggctccctcTGTCCTCTGTGGGGTCAGCACCCCCCAGGGGCACCCACATTTCCCTTTTgggtccccatgtccctgcacgGTTCTCTGTGTCTCCACAGGACCCCCGTGCCACCAAGAGACCCTCACACCCCTACAGGGTCCCTGCACCCCTTACACTGTCCCCACATccaccccagctccagctgccccaaAGTTCTGCTTCCCTGGGTTCCCGAGGCTGGGGACTGTCCCCAGTGTTACCCAAGGCTGGGGACTGTCCCCCAAGGTCACCCTgggttcccagggctggggaccgTCCCCAGGGTCACCCTGAGGGGTGCCAGCCCCGTGCCCCCCCCCCCACGTACGTGTCTCCTCGGGCTGGGGCCACACCCGCTCGGGTCTCCTCCTGCCCGGGGGCTTGGGGGGCTTCTGCTGCCGCCGGATGAACTcgactggggacacagagggtggcactggagTGTGCTGAGAGCAGGGGGACGAGCCCAGTGCCCTCAgtgcccccggtgccccccagtgcccccggtgccagcccagctccctacAGTCCTCGTAGTCCTCCCGCTCCAGCTGCTCGTTGTAGTCCAGGGTGGGGGGCTCCGGCTCCTCGGGGACCTCTGGGGAGAAGGGACACGGAGGGTgaggcaggggacagcagggaggtggcacctgAGAACGGGAGGGAAGCCCCGAGTGGagggaggtggccctggggctCACAGGGGATGGCACTGGGTGCAGGGAGATGGTGCTGGGATAAAGGAAGGTGACACAGGGGTCCAGGAAGGTGACAGGGAGGTGGCCCGTGTTGCAGGAGCATGGCCCTGGGGAGATGGGATGTGACATTGGGGTGCAGGaaggtggcacttggggacagggaaggaGTCCCAACACAAGGAGATAGCCCCAGTGTGCAGAGTGGTGGCCCTGGCCTGCAGAGGAGCGTCCCCAGGACACAGGGtggtggccctggggctgggcactcacctggctcagggctccagtcctcccggcccggcccccagCGCTTCTCTGggggctcctccagctctgctggggacagggacagagcgaGGGGCTGGCACGGCCTCCCCAGGCCCTGTCCtggccccccagccccacagtgggAAGGAAAgtggggggacagaggggaaaCCCAGGGGGACAGAGCCCGGCCAGCCACAGCTGGATGCTGCCAGGATGTGGGTgaagctctgctgggctgagaCCCCCAACCCCACCAGGGGCAAGATGGGTGCCCCAAAATCTCACCTCGGAcacctccatcctcctcctcctcctccttgtgaGAAGGCTCCAGGAACTCGGGTATCTCTCCATCCTCCTTGCCCTGTGAGGGCTGTTGGATAGTGGGGGGGCTCGGTGCCACTGGTGGCTTCTTGCCAGAGGGTTTGGTGGCCTTGGGTGGCTTCTCCTTGGGCTTTTTGGAGCCTTTTGGGGGCTTTTCAGAGCCTTTTGGGGGCTTTTCAGAGCCTTTTGGAGGCTTTTCTGAGCCTTTTGGGGGCTTTTCTGAGCCTTTTGGGGGCTTTTCGgagctttttgggtttttttctgagctttttgCTGGGTTTTCTGAGCCTTTTGGTGGCTTCTCCTTGGGTTTCTTGGGGGGTTTGTTCTTGCCCCgctccttgtccttgtccttgtcctttTTGGGCCCCCGGGGTCTCTCCTTGGGTTTCTTGGGgggcttttccttcttccccttcctggGTTTCTCCGGCTCCGGCAGCGACCCCGGAGCGCCTGCGGGGACAGGAGGGGGAGCGGCGGCCGAGCGGGGTgagcggggcgggcccggcccgggggagCCCCGTCCCGTTCCCGGGATCCCGGTGCCCATCACTCACccgtgccggtgccggtgctgAGGTCGGTGCCGAAGCCCAGCTCGGTATCGTCCccgtcccggtcccggtccccgCCGTCCCCGGGTGCGAGGAAGCCCCGCAGGAACTCCTCGATCTCGGCGTCGGTGAGCGCGGGGggccccggggccgctcccggtgccggtaccggcagcagcggcagcagcgcgGCcgtcagcagcaggcaggagcggggcggccccgccgggaCCATCGCGCCGCGCACCGGCCCCGGTACCGGAGAGCCCCGAGAGCCCCGCgagggcgggcggggggcggcgctCGGCCGGGGGCGGGACCCGCTCGGCACCGGCGCTGAACGGGACCGGGATGGCACCGGACGCGACGGGCACCGACACCGGGACTGGCACCGGGACTGCCGGGAACCCGCACGGAACCCGCACCgggaccggcaccgggaccGGCACCGGGACTGCCGGGAACACGCAACGGCACCGGGACTGGCACCAGGATCAGCACCAGGACTGCCCGGGACCCGCGCTGCCTGGCACCGGCACTGCCCGGGACCGGTACCGAGCCCACACCGGCGACGTGCGGGGCCCGGCTCGCGGGGGCTGACGCTGCATCAGCGCTCACACGGCCTGGGGACCGGCAGGACACCGGTGCCACCAGCCCGGCCCCACGGGCCGTGAAAGGGCCGGGCCCCGGGGCTGGCACCGGCACCGTGCCCCCAGCACGGGTGGGCACTTGGCACTGCCTGTAGGCCtgtgcccccaaacccctgtgcccctgtacacagcaccccctgtgcccccaaacccagcaccagctgtgcccctgtgcccccataCCCCTGTAACGCCATACCTGGCACTGCCTGTATGCTGTGCCCCCAAACCCAAGTACCCCCTGTACCCCCATACCCCAGCAACCCCTGCACTCCCAAAGCCAGCACCGTCTGTACCCCTGCACCCAgaaccccctgtgcccccaaaCCCGgcaccagctgtgcccctgtgcccccataGCCACATACACGGCAGTGCCTGTGCATCTGTGCCTCCAAACCCCTGTGCCCCTAAACTCGGCGCCCCCTGCACCCCCGTACCCTGGCACACCCTGTACACACACAGAACATGAGATCCCACACACAGATCACACATGGGatcacatacacacacacatggaacacacacacagaacatgAGATCCCACACACAGATCACACATGAGatcacatacacacacatgggatcacacacacacagaacatgAGATCCCACACACACAGGCCATACACTGCACGTGGGATCTCGCCCCACACGGGtcacacagggcacagggacccggcacacccc
Coding sequences:
- the AEBP1 gene encoding adipocyte enhancer-binding protein 1, giving the protein MVPAGPPRSCLLLTAALLPLLPVPAPGAAPGPPALTDAEIEEFLRGFLAPGDGGDRDRDGDDTELGFGTDLSTGTGTGAPGSLPEPEKPRKGKKEKPPKKPKERPRGPKKDKDKDKERGKNKPPKKPKEKPPKGSENPAKSSEKNPKSSEKPPKGSEKPPKGSEKPPKGSEKPPKGSEKPPKGSKKPKEKPPKATKPSGKKPPVAPSPPTIQQPSQGKEDGEIPEFLEPSHKEEEEEDGGVRAELEEPPEKRWGPGREDWSPEPEVPEEPEPPTLDYNEQLEREDYEDFEFIRRQQKPPKPPGRRRPERVWPQPEETPEPEEPPPRPPPQPLPPPPQPGPVTEGDYGEGFEPPDYDDWSYGLPPPTKPHEHPDKEDGMETDEEKIRASKPKKEEEEEEERWAEEKGQDRKGKPKKTGGKKWDPDEEEWAPPAEKKRCPPIGLESHRIEDDQILASSMLRHGLGAQRGRLNMQAGPNEEDFFDGAWCAEDDSRAHWLEVDTRRITLFTGVITQGRDSQIHDDFVTSFYVGFSNDSQHWVMYSNGYEEMMFYGNVDKDTPVLSEFPEPMVARYIRIYPQRWNGSLCLRLEVLGCPLSAVSSYYSQQNEVTSTDNLDFRHHSYKDMRQLMKVVNEECPTITRIYNIGKSSRGLKIYAMEISDNPGEHETGEPEFRYTAGLHGNEALGRELLLLLMQFLCKEYQDGNPRVRGLVSDTRIHLVPSLNPDGYELAHEAGSELGNWALGHWTEEGFDLFENFPDLASALWAAEERRLVPHQFPNHHIPIPEHYLSEDAAVAVETRAVMAWMDKNPFVLGANLQGGEKLVSFPFDTARPSPPTPAAAPRALDYEDERPELQETPDHAVFRWLAISYASAHLSMAETFRGGCHAQDVTDAMGIVQGAKWRPRAGSMNDFSYLHTNCLELSVYLGCDKFPHESELQQEWENNKESLLTFMEQTHRGIKGVVTDQQGEPIANATIVVGGINHNVRTASGGDYWRILNPGEYRVSARAEGYNPSVKTCHVLYDIGATQCNFVLSRSNWKRIREIMAMNGNRPIRRVVPGRPMTPRERLRLRLRLRHRMRLREQLRLRRLNATTTTTGSPTGPPSTALPFPFSSTAYTPWSQEPPTAGTWEMDTETEVVTELVTETEGWELHTGTAQPLTTAETYTINFGD